The following coding sequences lie in one Halanaerobiales bacterium genomic window:
- a CDS encoding phosphotransferase, with protein MKEHIREDIRNKIYYELKDKYNVSNLKELNGYQNFVYEGIIDNKSYILRLSHPSHRNKIELKEEIKFIKILDDYNVPIAKPLKILSNKFIEEIESNEELYFLTVFEKAKGVDWNKKEHTDQNFYNAGKALGKIHKASKNTNIKFKRDSWDDNQYLEIAENVIPDKKIIKNLEEFKEGLGELPTNKDSYGLTHGDYFFGNLIYDNDKITVIDFDECEYNWFIYDIAVYLFYYLLGGDPKNMDIEYNKKLFKKFITGYKQENEIDIFWIEKLPLFFRLREFILLSSIYRSYYPELGNWQKDYIEAAEYRIKNDIPFVDIDYNKQITLFAN; from the coding sequence TATTATGAACTGAAAGATAAATATAATGTTAGTAATTTAAAAGAATTAAATGGATACCAAAATTTTGTTTATGAAGGAATTATAGATAATAAAAGTTATATATTGCGTTTAAGTCATCCCTCTCATAGAAATAAAATTGAACTAAAGGAAGAAATAAAATTTATAAAGATTTTGGATGATTATAATGTACCAATTGCTAAACCTTTAAAAATATTATCCAATAAGTTTATAGAAGAAATTGAAAGTAATGAAGAATTATATTTTCTTACAGTTTTTGAGAAAGCTAAAGGTGTGGATTGGAATAAAAAAGAGCATACTGATCAGAATTTTTATAATGCAGGGAAAGCATTAGGTAAAATACACAAAGCTTCAAAAAATACAAATATTAAATTTAAAAGAGATAGCTGGGATGATAATCAATATTTAGAAATAGCTGAAAATGTTATTCCAGATAAAAAAATCATTAAGAATTTGGAAGAATTTAAAGAAGGATTAGGTGAATTGCCTACTAATAAAGATTCTTATGGATTAACTCATGGTGATTATTTTTTTGGTAATTTAATATATGATAATGATAAAATCACAGTAATAGATTTTGATGAATGTGAGTATAATTGGTTTATATATGATATTGCAGTATATTTATTTTATTATCTTTTAGGTGGAGATCCAAAAAATATGGATATTGAATATAATAAAAAACTTTTTAAAAAATTTATTACTGGTTATAAGCAAGAGAATGAAATTGATATTTTTTGGATTGAAAAATTACCTTTGTTTTTTAGATTGCGAGAATTTATTTTATTAAGTTCTATATATAGAAGTTATTATCCAGAATTAGGAAATTGGCAGAAAGATTATATAGAAGCAGCTGAGTATCGTATAAAAAATGATATACCCTTTGTTGATATAGATTATAATAAGCAAATTACTTTATTTGCTAATTGA